The stretch of DNA AATTTTAATGTGTTTGACAAATCTCTAGTTCAAAGAAGTGCTACTTTACCTCTTCTTTACTATTTTATGAGACTCTTAAACAAGTATTGAATCTGTTATATGTAATAGGTAAAATAGTAGAAAgtgttaaattattaataaagtgACCTGAAAAAACCTGTATTTAAAAACTCCTTaggagcgtttcttttatttttgccatttttatatattgtgaccttttttgccacttttgtgttatttctactcagaatcacgagctctttcgatcctaatgggataaaaaaatgtcctagagttttttcctattgtgttaccatttccctatatactttgtatggcggtaacaaaaaggacagtttgaaaaatgtatggaatttTAGGACACTCTTTtttcctataaggatgaaaagggctcgcgatcctgacttgaaataacacaaaagtggcaaaaaaggtcacaataaataaaaatggcaaaaaataaaagaatcgcTCTTAGAACATATTTTTAATGTGGTAAACAttaaaggctacaaatataatgaccaccaaaaaatactttggtaccctaaataaaaaaatcatgcttaccaaaaaaaatttctgaacaccaaaaaaataaggcctaaaaatacaaaagtaccaccactttaattacgactgcacttcaaattgtattcaaataccaaatatattgaatgatcaccaaaaatcattaatgatcaccaaatcttgaagaccaaattaatgcgatattttcacctaaataaaccactatgattaccaaaaaatgtatacatattaccaaataaagtaaacaaatagtttatatttatatttaagtttagtttttaattagttttatgtttagtttatgtattattttaattataaagtaaactgatgccaaaattactagcccctcccgcttaaccccccgtagcccgcaccgcatacctacctaacctaatctacttttctagtagcatttcgttatgctactagaaaagtaagttaaactgctatcagttaagtgggttaggttaggttagcactgcgacccttacagaaacgaaatggtactagaaaagtaggttaggttaagtttcaactgctacccatacagatacgaaacgctactagaaaagtgggttaggttaggtttgaactgcgacccttacagaaaagaaatgctactagaaaagtgggttaggttaggtttgaactgcgacccatacagaaacgaaatgctactagaaaagtgggttaggttaggtttgaactgcgacccttgcagaaaagaaatgctactagaaaagtgggttaggttaggtttgaactgcgacccttacagaaacaaaatgctactagaaaagtgggttaggttaggttagaactgcgactgttacagaaataaaatgctactagaaaaaggtgacgaagtggattaattaatttaataggataacgatatattaaatgtttgcacatttttaattaaaatgtagttacaatgtttgtgatcatttactatttttgcgtttacaatgattattttggagccatttgctttaataggatagcaagatttaaaaatttggttatcattttacattaaaatggagttctaattttggtggtcatttactattttttggtttacaatgattattttggtgtaattttctttaataggatagcaagatgtaaaaatttggttatcatttcacattaaaatggggtttcaaatttggtaatcattgactatttttgggttaataatgattagtttggtgtcatttcctttaaaaggatagtaaaatgtaataaaattggtaatcatttcacattaaaatggtgttataattttggtgatcattcatgattttagggtggtaaaatagatttttttggtattaaattttactaattctggtgatcagttaaatagcagccttaattagtacattattgtcgaggctcggaagtagctacttgcaggctgaggattcgttttaaacggacgaccttgggagtccgtttaattgaatccgaagccagcaagtagccttccagccgagtcatatatagtgcttttctcaaaaatggtgcaagaaatataaatatcatagaaatattttacaaaagcaactttctttcgtatatattttcacagaaaaaagtagaaacaattgaaaaaattagctttgccgcctttttatttttttaatacaaaaatagaaGAGTATAaatttctgccgaaaatacgccaacctatttgagacagctaaatagtcgcggtactaatcatctgtttggctgtttaatgggcctgtgccttcatttgatatggccatttcaacttttaaaaagtttggaactcgacacataatggaatttgtatgcaacattgcagtcccaaaatcaagactgcaatgtttttaactttttaatttttgactgaccataaactacgcgcttcgcaaactattttttaaacggcaaagtcgactttgccgtccatttttgagaaaaatatgtaCCCTTTCTAACACTAACAGGCGATCACTGACTCTACTGagttaacgacaggtatttaaaaaagggggccggtacgtactgtattttgtttttaaagtaccttttgatgtgtttttatgttgctggattcgttaatctatgcgtccaaagttaaaacggccgtttttgttttgagttcatagatcgacgaatccagtaacataaaaactagtttgatgtattcaaaaggtactttaatacagtacgtagcggcccccccttttttaaatatctttcgctaaatttaaataatcacgattatttagcagtgacttgacgctagtgtgcacgttgatgggctcttaaataaaATGTGCCTTGTGTGGTtgacaaatatgtaggtacgtgACACTCCCATGACCAGCGGGCGACGGGGTACGAAAGACCGCGGGGGCGgtccctgtcacacttaggtacgaaattacaagtgcgacagagaggcaacacgtcgaacgtcgcggtaggcccccaggaATCGGCCCCGCCGCCCCTACTAattttataaatgcgaaagtaactctggcTGTTAGCTCTTCacacttaaaccgctgaaccgatttagatgaaatttaaaCCCCTTACAAACCCCTCTGGTGTACAATCCcaacggtaatcgcttaccataatgagattcttttttttatgaatCAAATTATGATATATATAGGAGACAAACTAGCAGACGGATCgcttgatggtaagcgattactgtCGTCCATAGACACCCGCATCCGCAACActagaggggttgtaagtgcgttatCGGCCTTTGTTGGGAGtaggtacgctcttttcttttttttcgccTGCTCGTCTGCCTCCTGTAGCATAAGAAATGGTATGCAGATAGTTTTTTTTCACTAATTTGAACAGTTCTGAGCGAGCAATCATTTCATTCGTTCGGTTAATGGGAACAATTGCTTAAAATAGTGGTGCTTACGCGGCTTCAGGTGACACGTGCTGAAAACAGTTACTGTTTTGGGGGgcagagtaggtacttataaaaaataatttagcctaatatacgtcccactgctgggcacaggcctcctctcaaacacgagagggtttaggctatagtccccacgctggcccaatgcgggttggggacttctcATAcatctttgaatttcttcgcggatgtatgctgTGCCTCACggtgttttccttcactgaaaagttagtggtaaatatcaaattatattccgtacataagttccgaaaaactcattggtacgagccaggatttgaccccacgacctccggatagtccggattgaaagtcggacgtcagaaccactcggccaccaccgttTCTTCAAAACAGTACTTACCTATCAATTACTGTAAAATGAAATGACATTATTCTTCATCTTTGTAGCAAATGATCAATTCCAGTCGTATCAAGATCCCTGCAGTATTTGTGTGGTCAATTTAGTGATTTGATTAAgtcaaataaaacaaagtggTTTTTATAAGAAAATTTTATAGAAATAATTGCACTGTTTACGCTTAAGCTTCTTTCATCATGCAAATAAATACAACAGTTCAGAGATTCAAGCAACATGTTTGGCAACCCGAGTACCTAAAAGTACCTTATAAAATATGTAGCTACAAATCAAATAACACTAGCGATAAGTTACATACCTACTATAATTAAAGGTGAGTTATTCACAACTTTAAATTcatcaataaaaatattgcatAGCTAATTATTCATAAGATCATAACGTCGGCTAAAGTCGTAAATCCAATTCAATGAAATTAGGGATTTGCTACCTTAGCcaaaaatacctaaagtcgcAAACCTCTTAGCTCCTCCgaggagttacgaggtttgcgacttcAGCCGACGAAGTATATGTTGACTTATTATATATTTCAACATGCATCTATGTGAAACTTACAACTGatgtaaaaaatacttacagGTATGTTGGAGATACTATGTTCCaaatttagtatataatatcAGTCAAcactttgtttattttatatatctGTTTTTATGAATGATGGTAATATAACTTTGGTAGAGAAAGGGTCGTAAGTCTTTGGCGTAATCAATTCCATGGtgataattataaatataacatGACATAATCAAGGTATCACACTAGCTATTGCCAAAACATCTACAAATTCTCAAGTTTAAGACCTAGAATAAATTATTATCCTATTCAAACAATAACATAATCTGCTGCCAATAATATAATTCGATTAACATGGTGAGTTCATTAAATGAATAAATCTGCTAAGGCAAATATGAGCAAACAAATATAAGTACTAAACCCTGTAAAGTACTTACAAGCCACTTATTAGCCTAAATATGCATGACAACCTTGTACATGGCAATCTAAGCTTCATAGTCATAGTCTAACAAAGGTAAGCTTACATGGCCAGTGGTGGATATATTTATGTAAGAAACAGCTTCATAGAGAGATTAATTTCCTTAACAAATTGCAGCATTTATGTGTATTTTCATTACAGTAATTACTTCAATGCACTTGTTGCAGAATATGATTATCACAAAAGTATATTTGATTCAGGTGTTTCTTATAAACATCCACCATTGTACTTATAATTAATAGAAAATTTATCCCTTTATTAAATCATGGAATGTCATGACATTTactttagtattttaaataaaaaatagttgCTATACAAACACAGCCAATTAGGAAATTATAAAGCTTATCTAACTGGAAtgtaaaaaagtaataaaagcTAATAATTTTGACCCTAGACACTAGTATAATCTAGGATAAACAAAAAGCTATCTTGTAAGTACTACTGCCTGATCACAGTGAACTCATCCACTGCAAAGCtaccaaatatttatacatacatgTTACCATGACATGTAAGTTACTCAGAGGGTGTCAAGTCCTTTTCAGGCTCTCCTTCAAATAATATTTGCTGGAGCAAGTCATGTATGGGCTCAAAAGCCTTGCGACAAGCAGCGTTGGTAGGGATGAGATAGTCATGCATGTCATGGTGGCTGATGGTGCCATCATTTTGAATTAATCCTTTATCTATAGCCACCATTTCTACTCTGTTCATGTTAGTGACTTTTTCCCGTAAAAGTGTATTGATCTTTGCATTCCTTTCTCTCAACTTGTTGGGATGCTGCCCCCGTGGTAGTAAGCTCTGAAATGACAACAATACAATCTTAAGTAATTTGAAATTATAGTATCTGTTTGTTTAAAGTGGATCTGCAAGGGGCCCCTAAAAATAAGATACCATGTTACAAAGCACAGTTTTTTATATTATGATTAACCTTTTCAAAGTCAGATGCCAAAGGAATATGACATGCCCCAGATGCCAAGTGATCGTGATTATTTAAgcaaaattgaactttatggaGTCCTGCATAAGTGTCTATTGCATAGGCAAAGCTGACGGCTGTAGCCATCGTAGGCAAGACTTTCCAATGATGGCCACAGCCATCtgtggcggttaaaaggttaagacACCAAAAAGGGATGGTGTTCTTTCTAGTAAACAATGTTTTGCTGGAATGATAAAAATGTCAATACTTACAGGTAAAACTATATAAGCACTTGGGTGTTTTTCCCTAATTAATCTGATGATTTCAAAGATGCCTTCACACACTTGTTCAGGTGTATTTTCTACATTGTTAGTGCCCACATGCACTACAATCACCTGTAAAAGTAATACATACAGCGATAAGACCATCTGTTGCTACCTTAATAATAAGATAATTAATttcacttaggcccacttgcaccattctactaacccggggataaccagttaaacttggagttaccatggttaccagtacaatttgacattaggTTATTAGGTTTAACCGCtttaccccgggttagtgggatggtgcaagtgggccttattaaaataaataatgaacatATTATGTGTTTCAAATGCTGAGCAGCTCGAAGTATAAACAAACAATGTATCATTAGACATACCTTAGGGTCCACATGGTCCAGTTCTCCATTTTTTATACGCCACAGTACATTCTGAGTCTGATCATTATGGATACTAAAATTAAGGCAGTGAAGAGGAGCAAACCATTGATTCCATACTTCAGTATGTTCCAATGCTTGTAATATGGAGTCTCCTATGAAAATAACATCGCCATCTTTGCCCTTGGCATCAGACAAGAATCGGTTATGctgaaaaatacacaaaataacgttacatacatttaaataatcTTACGTTAGGAATTTGTAGAAGTACTAATACCAGTTTTATAAACAGTATTGAGAAGTTAGCAAATGTAATAGGTGCGATGTCGAAAAGAAGGAGAATTACATCCTAGGCTTTGTACACTTCATTATAGTTTTAGAAACTTAGACTTACGATGCTATTCCACCTTCCATCGCCGTCGGTGTCTTGTTGAGGAGCAGGTACAGAACAAGGATTCATTTCCGTGCAGTAAACTAATTGCACCAAACGTAAAAAATTTGAAGCAATCTATTTAACATAAATCTTTCTAAATTCTACAATCTAGAACCTAAATCTATCGATATTATATAGACGAATTAAAAATTAGCGAGCCGAAAACGACAACGAAAAAATGGCGTCCACAGATAATGTACCGCGAATTTACCAAGCAACAAGCAGTCATGCgagtaaataaatttaataaaggaAGATCTATCATTTTTCAATTTGTTTCTGAAATGACTACAATATTATAGTTATAATCATTTTGCGGTCCTAAAACcacaaaatatttgttttgagcTATTTTGGTACGATTTGCAGAGTAACTACAaatgtacaaaatatttatttgtttttgaacATACCCTCGGTGAATGTCACCGTCATCTGTCACTGTCAGTTTGATTTGAGGTTTCATTTCAGATCAGATCCAAATCAGTCCAGGGTTTCATCTAGTTCCaggttaaatttattaattatttagcaCAGCACAGTTGTTTATATTGTTTTGGAAAAAAGACCCTTCGGTATAGAGTATATTATAATATCTTTTATTTCTAATCTAAGTATTACTTCACGAAGTTCAACTTTATTCAATAATCTGGTAGAATTCCCAATTAGTAGGATTCATTGAAGCTGCAAGTAAAACTACTttttaaggattgcaataaaaaatacaagaaacctTAATTAAGAAATGGATCAACCCATGTCTCTAGAAGAAATTGAAGCAAAACACAGGAAGGAAAAGAAAGAATTGCAAGCTCAAATACAAGGGTTGAAAAAAATAGCTAAAAACGATAAGAGTAAGAAAAAAGAATTAACAACAGAAATAGCTAAATTAGAGTCTGAACTAGAACTCCGTCACAAGGAGGAGCTGGCTGCACTTGAGGATGCTCCAGGGGAACCTGACGACACTGCATCTCTTGAAGACGAAGATGAAGTACCCAAAGTAAAGGTTAGTAAAGCTCAAAAACGACGGGATAAAAAGCAACAACAGGAAAAAGAAAGAGCAgaacaaataaaattacaagAAAAGGATAACCTACATGGACCAAGAAATATTGAAATTCAATCaataatgaataaattaaaagaaaGGAAGTTGTCAATATTCTCAATACCTTCTGACGGAGATTGCCTTTATCAAGCTGTGGCGCATCAACTACTTGCTACTAGATCTAAAACAGTGTCGGTAGAAGATCTGCGGAAACAGGTTGCAACTTTTATGAGACAAAACAAAGAAGATTTTCTCCCATTTATGAGCAATCCAAATACATTTGAAATGCTCTCTGAAAGTGAATTCAATGATTATTGTGATGAAATTGTAAACACCAAGGTGTGGGGTGGCCAGCTGGAGATTCAAGCATTATCTAATTCATTGAAATGTCCCATCAATGTAATCCAAGCCTCTGGGCCAGAGAGTATAGAACAAGGAGCGGAGTTTGCAGGACCTCCATTAATCATCACATATCATAGACATATGTACAAATTAGGGGAGCATTATAACTCAACCCAGGCAATATGTGAAAGTGATAGCTAAGATGAATTTTATAGTTTCACTCTCTTACAATATTTAGTTTACTTTTTACTATGTATACAGAATTTTGTGTTATTAAATTGCTATAATTTCTTgctatatttcattaaaatattcaaAGACCTTAATATCCTAGGTGGGGTTGTTATATATTAACAAACATGCATCAATATGAAGCAATTTCTTAGAAAAATATATTCCTAGTCACtgcacatttaatttactaattattcaaacttttaaAAAGGCGGGATTCCATCAGTGTGCGCCACAGTGCTGTACAAGCTTATTCAATACAAAAATCCATGtaccgcacactggtggaaccCAGCCTTAATACATTTGTTACACAGCgttttttttctactttgtAGCGAAGTATTTCCCTAGTAGGTAGCTGGAAGTGAGAGTGAAGAATATAACTAAAGTTTTTAATAGAATATAAACAATACTTTTACTGTTTTATTTGTAAGCAAAATCAAGGATACTTATTACAAGGAtatagtaaataataattaagaaacaaacatcaatgaaaagacaataaatataattttcttagGTTTAAAGTTATACTCCATTAGGAGCCTCGGGTGCAGCCGCATTGCCGTCTTCCGTGTTGTGTTTGTTAGGGTCGTCAGGCTTCATTGCTGGGAACAGTAGCACCTCCTAAAACaagtaaattaattataaaaacaaaaacccGACCGCTACACATATTTTAATGGTCTTTTCACTAGCCTTCATTTGATAGTGATACGcatattgctatagtaagaTAAAAAAACAAATCCCCTCCCCCGTTTTTTCATATGCGGGCTCCATTTTCCAAATTTACGTGAAATTTACATAGCCTTTGTCTCAATTCatccagtacggctaccaccagttttgacattgacataacgctcacgtttacgtaacttactttctatgcatctcgctcgtactcgcatatgcgagcaatagtgcaagcgagatgtacagaaagtaaattacgtagacgtgagcgttatgtcaatgttaaaactgatggtagaggctctggtcACAAGTGCAAAAGCAAGTAAAAAAACCAGATATAGAGACGACTTCAAAGAGATTCCTTGCTAGGATAAGTTTGCCTTTACGTTTTTTTATTATCTTGTAAACAAAGCAATTTAGCCTTTCCATGCACATTTTTGCATCTCATCAACAAGTTGCTAAGTACTTGCCTTGATATTATTCGAGTTAGTAAGGAACATAGTGAGCCTGTCGACTCCCAAGCCCCAGCCGCCCGTGGGCGGCAGGCCGTACTCCAGCGCCGTGCAGAAGGCTTCGTCGGTGGGCGGGGTCTCGTCATCGCCCGCTGCTCGGTCTTTGGCCTGCTGCTCGAATCGCTCCCTCTGGGTTGCTGGGTCATTCAACTCCGTGTAAGCGTTGCAGATTTCTTTCTTCATTACGAACACTTCAAACCTGTgacattaatataatattataaaagttcATCCTTCTAATAATTCCTATGAAATTGAAAActataaaaccgcttttatatACAGTTAAGAGGTAATAAATAGACA from Cydia splendana chromosome 5, ilCydSple1.2, whole genome shotgun sequence encodes:
- the LOC134790602 gene encoding platelet-activating factor acetylhydrolase IB subunit beta homolog, whose product is MNPCSVPAPQQDTDGDGRWNSIHNRFLSDAKGKDGDVIFIGDSILQALEHTEVWNQWFAPLHCLNFSIHNDQTQNVLWRIKNGELDHVDPKVIVVHVGTNNVENTPEQVCEGIFEIIRLIREKHPSAYIVLPSLLPRGQHPNKLRERNAKINTLLREKVTNMNRVEMVAIDKGLIQNDGTISHHDMHDYLIPTNAACRKAFEPIHDLLQQILFEGEPEKDLTPSE
- the LOC134790697 gene encoding deubiquitinase OTUD6B, coding for MDQPMSLEEIEAKHRKEKKELQAQIQGLKKIAKNDKSKKKELTTEIAKLESELELRHKEELAALEDAPGEPDDTASLEDEDEVPKVKVSKAQKRRDKKQQQEKERAEQIKLQEKDNLHGPRNIEIQSIMNKLKERKLSIFSIPSDGDCLYQAVAHQLLATRSKTVSVEDLRKQVATFMRQNKEDFLPFMSNPNTFEMLSESEFNDYCDEIVNTKVWGGQLEIQALSNSLKCPINVIQASGPESIEQGAEFAGPPLIITYHRHMYKLGEHYNSTQAICESDS